One Curtobacterium sp. BH-2-1-1 genomic region harbors:
- the alr gene encoding alanine racemase, with protein MTPSRPQLVVHDDAVRANTAVFADRTDGGVMAVLKADGFGHGAIARSVLAAGATSIGVTTIDEAIAVRATVTDAPVLSWLNPVDADFDGALLADVDIAVPSADLLSAVSRAAVRTGRRARVHLHVDVGMARDGADPGSWPSLCTAARELERLGTVRVVGVMGHMSCADQPDDPQNTRERLLFDNAVRTARRRGLSGFVTHLAATAATVTGVGGRHGLHRIGAGLFGIDPSRTSTDLQPTLSLTAPVVGSRVIGPGAGVGYGLDHVVDRRTTLALLPLGYGDGLPRAASERAEVQVRGRRRPLVGRFSMDMVVVDTGDDRLELGETVTFFGRGLDGEPTVHDWAGWADTIEHEIVTRIGTRAARVHRTVTTPEATVA; from the coding sequence ATGACACCGTCGCGCCCACAGCTCGTCGTCCACGACGACGCCGTCCGCGCGAACACCGCCGTGTTCGCCGACCGGACGGACGGCGGCGTCATGGCCGTCCTCAAGGCCGACGGGTTCGGCCACGGGGCGATCGCCCGGTCGGTCCTCGCCGCCGGGGCGACGTCGATCGGCGTGACCACCATCGACGAAGCGATCGCCGTCCGGGCAACCGTGACGGACGCGCCGGTGCTCAGCTGGCTCAACCCGGTCGACGCCGACTTCGACGGTGCGCTGCTCGCCGACGTCGACATCGCCGTCCCGAGCGCCGACCTGCTCAGTGCCGTCAGCCGTGCAGCAGTCCGGACCGGACGCCGTGCCCGGGTCCACCTGCACGTCGACGTCGGGATGGCCCGCGACGGTGCCGACCCCGGATCGTGGCCGTCACTGTGCACCGCCGCACGCGAGCTCGAGCGGCTCGGCACGGTCCGGGTCGTCGGGGTGATGGGCCACATGTCCTGCGCCGACCAGCCCGACGACCCGCAGAACACGCGCGAACGGCTGCTGTTCGACAACGCGGTCCGCACCGCCCGGCGCCGCGGACTGTCCGGCTTCGTCACGCACCTCGCCGCCACGGCAGCGACCGTCACCGGGGTCGGCGGCCGCCACGGTCTGCACCGCATCGGCGCGGGGCTCTTCGGGATCGACCCCTCCCGGACCTCGACGGACCTGCAGCCGACGCTCTCACTGACGGCGCCGGTCGTCGGTTCCCGGGTGATCGGCCCCGGAGCCGGCGTCGGCTACGGCCTCGACCACGTCGTCGACCGTCGGACCACCCTGGCGCTGCTCCCCCTGGGCTACGGCGACGGACTCCCCCGTGCGGCGTCCGAGCGGGCCGAGGTACAGGTGCGCGGACGCCGCCGACCGCTCGTCGGCCGGTTCTCGATGGACATGGTCGTCGTGGACACCGGCGACGACCGGCTGGAGCTCGGCGAGACCGTCACGTTCTTCGGGCGCGGCCTCGACGGCGAGCCGACCGTCCACGACTGGGCGGGCTGGGCCGACACCATCGAGCACGAGATCGTCACCCGCATCGGCACGCGCGCCGCCCGGGTCCACCGC